The nucleotide window gtgaggaaaaAAGAGATGCAATGCCAAGTTGCAAATACATAAAGCAGATAAGCCAATTTGCATGATAATGTGCACTATACCTGGTCCTTAAAACCTCGAGAAAGCATCTCATCAGCCTCATCAAGAACAAACATTTTGATATTATTAGCTCGAAGAGATTGTCTACGCAACATGTCAAAAACACGTCCAGGAGTACCAACAACAACATGTACTCCAGCAGCAAGGATTCTTTGATCCTCCCGAACACTTGTTCCTCCGACGCAAGCATGAACCTTAACATTCAAATAATCACCAAGAGCACGCATGACCTTCTCAATTTGTTGAGCAAGCTCTCTGGTAGGAGCCAAAACAAGAGCTTGGCAATCCACTAACTCATAGTCCAACTGCTGCAGGATACCAGAACAGAAAGTAGCTGTCTTTCCAGTACCAGATTGTGCTTGCTGAATCACATCAAGACCTTTGCAAAAAGGAACAATTCCCCTTTGTTGAATAGCAGAGGGTTTCTCAAAACCTGAcagaaaaattagaaataaccTAAGCTtgaatacaaattaaaatttgcaGAAACAAATACAATGTATGATTAATATTACCATAAGCATAAATTCCTCTGAGAAGATTCTCATGCAAACCCATCTTATCAAAGCTTTCATAAACCTCATCATAAGAGGTGAAAAAATCACTTCCTTCTTCAGAAAGTCTACATTGAATCACAAAGCAAAGTGTCAATTACTATAATATGACTTTCAATAATCTTCCAAACTCGAGGATCGAACGTAAAGAGAatgataattttcttttaactcCATATACGGTGATACAAGAACTTACAATTCGCTCATTTTGTTGTCATACTGACGGGCATCAAACTGTGATCCTTCAGGAGCATTTCCGGCCATGACTACATTGATCAAAGAACTATTACACTCCAAAATATACACAATTTAACGCAGTAACctcaaagaaacaaaatattgaTTCCAAGTCCCAACATAATTTAAAAACAGCATGAATCTGCAAACCAAGACACATCTACCACTACAATCACACAATTACATAAACCTTCACATTTAGGATAACCAACATACTTTCCATTAACCTCCCAAATACCAATCAAGTGCATGTTCAACATAACATTTAAGTAGTCTAATAGCTAATCATATATCGCGTAAATACATCCAACTAACTAACACACCAACAAGCATattttactccctcctattcctACTACTTGTACCATTGGTCATACATTTCGTTTGATTAGTGTCATGTAAATTTTACTAATATTgacatttaataattttaattatgaacaatTAGAAATATAATTCAAGAGCGTGCAGTCTTTTACAGGTTTGAATGTAATTACTTTCACTATTTCACACATATAAGGTTATCAGAAATGGGATTCTACTTTGAATCAAAAAGATGCCTCAGGATCAAATCATATAATGCACGATCCTAcaaattttgcataaaaaacaaGTTATACTTGCTTGATGAGATTTTTTAGGCATTTtaatgtaagaaaaaaaaatgactaTTTATTAATTACCTAAAGCGTTCACAATACCTTTTAAACTACctattttaacttatagtttATTgtcttttcttatattttcttaAAGGATGTTATACATAAAATGTGTATTAATTATatcttaatcaaaaataaacataaaaagtgTTTAATAAAGATTAATCAGGTatagattaattaaaattaaagtatcATATATAGATAAAGCAAGTGTATAAAATACGCACCATTCATATATTAATCAGCCATAAATATGCGAATTTATAAGCTTAAAAATGTAGTGGTTCTCAATGAAGGTTGATGatcaaaataatgaacaagatcaCCCGATATCACTCATTTGATTCCTATGTGAATCTTCTAATTTGATTTATGTTTGAGTGAGTAGATGAGTGAGATTATCCTTTTTTAGGGAATTCGCAAGCATTTTGGACTTGTTTTAGTATGTTTTTATCCGACATGTACTTTAAAGTGAAACATTGATTCTATTTAATGTTGGTATATTTAAAACATGTGATAATAAATGAGTGTCCTAAGGTATGATTTGTAGCGATGTTTAGGAGTAATAAAGCTAGAGAAGATATTGCGTAAGTTCTAAGTTGATTTGAAATACATGTTCATTATGTAAAACATAGAGTCAAATTGAAAGGCCTTTATCTCCCAATATACAAATACATTTGCAGCAATTTAAGCGGCATATGAGACTTCAAGATGTTAGCTTTCCAACGCCACCTTACAAGCTCCATCCCGATATTCAAGCAAGAAACGACAAGTCATTTGAAATTCATTGCGCCAATCAGAGAACCGCAAACAGCATGATCGGATCCTACCGACTCTAAACGATTCTAATGAACCTATGAGCGATTCTACTAAGGAACGATCCTTACACTAATACAACTGAATTGGCGTAATTCAATCGTAGATCCGAATCACAGTTATAATAACAGAACTATGATCTAAAGCAAAGCGGAGGCTATTCATTGTAATGCAAAATtcattgtaaaaattaataatttaatctaTGTAAATTAAACACAGCATTgtagaacaaaaataaaaataatgcacaGTATCTATCATCAAGGAATCGATAAAGATCGTAAGTACAACAGAAAAACACAATACAACTCAAAAATTTCTAATTATTTGGTTAAATAATCATCAAAATCACAAATTTCACACCAaatccaaaatcaaaaacatagaaaatcaaacataaacagaTCTCAAAACGAAAAACCTACGCCGCTGAATCTACAATATTTTAGATGCATAAAAGAATTAATcagatggaaaaaaaaaagaattattacCTACTTAAAATTGGTGTTGAGATAAACCGAGAAAAATTGAAGAGAGAATGCGATGAGTTAGAGCTGTGGAGGAGCTCTAACAAGTAACAGGGatttgaggagagagaaaaggcAAAAGGGTTGTAAGTGTAATTCCAAATTAATTACCCAATTGCCGATGTCCAGCCCTATAATACTGGGTTTTTGTAATGAGATTAGTTTCAAAGTCGGTTTGGGCTTTTGAGGAGTCTCCGTTttttttcaacaaattaatGTCAACAAATAgcttaataatagaaattttagcTTATAAACTTCTTGTTTTAATCAGCAATTAATGAGAACATACATGATCTATTTTTTTCaacaaatttatgtttttttactcaaaaatttaatcagcaagtcttgtatgaaaccATTTTATTGTGAGGCGAGCGACAAGCAGCCCCAAttctttatattaaaaaaaaagtaaaaaattagtaaaatttaaACGACAGATAATTATCGTGATTTACTctaaataattttctttattttttataaatagaatTAGGTCAACCCATATTAAGCTGACTCACGATAAGACGATCCTAATAAAGAATTTGTTACACTTATATACAATTGTTGCATGGATGTAAACCATCCATTTATGAGCTACATAGATATCGTGGTCTCACAAAAGATTTGCTATTTTTTTATCAACTAGATCAGATAGATGTAAGGCAAACGTGGAATATATTTAggaaattttgaaataaataagtttgatttaataaaataattaaaggcTTGGGTAAAATGAGCTTGAGAAAGAAATAATTAGTTATTAGTAATTAATAgaggaaaatttaaaaattggtaaaaaaatcAATAGGCAAAGAATCGCCTACTTTTTCTAACAATGAGAGATTTCTTTCACAAATACATAATCAAGCAGTGATCATAATCAAATCCGCCATCATCATGTTCATAATCAAATTCTAtattaaaagatgaaaaaattacctagaataatccaatctattcatgattttcctataataatttcacctattcctattgattaactatgaataatcccaactttaatgGGTATTTTCCAAGAGTTAACCCGGTAACCGGATGACTTactatttaaaatttctttatgaaaatttttcaaatttttctctaaatttaaatcaattttCAGTTTAGTTTTTGATGAagtacctactatagcaggtcaacGGATTGTCTatgtttactctaggcaaatacccctaaagttgggattattcatagttaatcaataggtgagattattgtaggaaaatcatgaaaaggttgaattattctagataaatttttcttaaaacaaaTGACAagttaataaagaaaaataatactttCTCTATTTTCGAATATTCTTTTCATCTAAAATACTTCATGAATAGAGAAGTTTAACTATAGTTTTCTTAGACATAGATAgaacatataatatatttatgtgaagtttgttagattcgtcttaatatttagtgtttatttatattattgacaagttaataaagaaaaataatactttctttgttttataaGATTGAGTTGAGGAGTGAAATGAAAGATGATTTTCTAGTACTCCTACTATTTATAGAAAGGAAATTAATTGATATATTTAGTGTCTATTatattattgatgattttgcttcaataaaattttatagattgtgattcaaataaacaaatacttttatatgataaatgttttattttgaaGCTTGGTTATTGTAAGCAAAAATTGTATCATACCTTCACAATAAAATGCAATTCTTGGTTAATTATAAGCTATTTTAGCAAGTATAACAAGTTGTTAGTGTTAAATGGTATCTTGAATTCATCAAATCAATTCTATGCATTAGTAAGAGCATAGAGAGGGAATCCTATGAATGGATTAAATGAGTGAGTTAAGTATGTAACTTAATGTATGATTGATGATGGTGTTTAAGTGctagaattaattcatgaagttatGGAGGAATTAAAGAGTGACTTAAACATAAGAATTATGGTATGATGAATGGTAGTTAATGAGAAGACTAAAGAGTGAAGATTCTTGTACGAGGCATCCAAGAAATGAAGCATTGCCTTGATCAAGCATTGAATTCGGTTTTTGACTCTTGGTATTTCTTTGGAGTTGTTTATTAGTTAATTCCTTGTATTAAGTATGCTAAGTCATTACATGTATAatcctctataaatagaggtttcATATGTCATTATAAATACATCCacaaaaatacaccccaagcctaAACACTTGCCTAATCtattctcaattgtaattctccatatttgagagttctttgaactcctttgataatataagcgAGATACTACACACCAATGTAGCCTAAATTTGgtaacctcgttaaatctttgtgtcttttattttctcttacaaACATCGCTTTCATTGAAAATGTAATTTATTCATCACAAGACTTCATACACTTGATCTTAGTGATATTAGagtttgaaatactttgtttgaactctaatatagcattGTTTTTTCACAAGTCATAAGATCAATGTAGCTAtactgaaaaaataaattaaaggtataaataaaaattagaaaaataagtgtaacaagataaaaaataaagtgtAACAAAATTTGTAAGACggattaaaagaaatatataatgaattttatACGACGAGCAATTCCAAACATGTTGAACCAATGAATCTTATCAATGGGTCCACAGTCCATTTATAAGACAAAAGTTCTTTCTCTGAAGTTCAAACCACACGGTTTGTCCAAAGACCAACATCACGTTTTTGGAACGTAGTACTTTGTCGGTCACGTtcaatttatcaaaatttttattttaatctgttttaatgaatttatttaattttttattttttatataattgtattacatttttattttataatttctattttattattgatattcaTCGCTTTAACtcacaataattaatttattaattttcgtATTAAAAATCAATGCAGCTAAGTTACGGGAATATATATGTAGACAATATAGTACTACTATACAGCACGTCCCCACTAATATCATTCGTCAACAGCGCCCTCCATAACTAGGGAGACTTTAGAATTCTAGCAACACCATAACTCAAACAAGACGTCTAAATGTTGATTTTTCCTATCAATCCAAAGGTTGGACTAAGGTCTAAGGGCACAATAGTGATACGATTGGTACAAGATAGTATTAACCACAATATATtacttatataatatatttttgaaacttCCGTGAGAATAGTAAAAAATATCATAGTAAAAGGGAAGATAAGTCATAAAAGACTTTAGGAGAACATAAAAGGGCATATTAAAACTGACTTGAACGAGTTGCACCAAACTAAGAATCTGACTAAAAACATGAATAGCTGGAGATGTCAACCTTTCACTACCATATTATCGTTGAccattatatattcattatttattactcATTTTATTTATGCTCACTTATATATTTGGTTATTTATTGTAACAATATAACCCCAATAGGTTTGTGTTGGAATCAGATAGCATATTTTATGCATTATTAGATTCACTCACAACTTTATTTGGAGGGCTTGTTTTGATCGTATTCCTCATGCTCTCTCTTTAGAGAGAGTACGAGTATAGTTTGTTTGTTTTCGCTCCCCTCAAACCCTGCAACTAAACGAAAATTGGGTATGATGATTTGCTATTGTATAATATTGTTGATCATATGGTTGCATTGCTTGATATAAGTGTGTTTGGCAAATAGGTTATTAGCGAGAGCCTTTTGTATTGATCGGCTTTTGGCTTTTGcacttgtttattattcaaatAGCCAAAAATGTATTTGGTAAATGTCCAattgaaaagttaattttaagcGAAAACCAAAAGGCTACCTAGAGTAGCTTTTTTATTGGTTCTTTTTGGCctacttttctctaacaaacaaccaacaaccaatAGTCAACGATTAAATTTTACCATTCATCTTCACAAAAATTGACTTACAAGTTTGGATTGACAACTGAACTAACAAAAAGGCAATGCTACTAACTAGTCAAAAGGTCAATTGAAACTAACATCCAATCGCCAACCCCATACTATTAAATTCTTAGGTCActcatgggtttttaatttcATGCCTCCTTCTTTTCAAGTGGAATTATTAGGGTTAACTTTAAAGTATGAGCAACATTTGGCTTGTGTTCATAGTATTCCACACTAATATCCGAACAGATTCTCGTGTGAAGAGGGTGAGAGATTACTTAACAAGTATGTATCTATTTTTTTGAGTTTGCCACTAAAATGATATATTAAAAGGTAAAATGTCATTATTAATAGTAAATTCAAAAGGACAAAGAAAGTCATTGATGCTTGATAATCAAGAAAAGGTACATACCTAAAGACTACAATTAGTCTATAACTCTTTAAGGATGAGAAAAACTAAACTAAAGACTTAATCCCCATAAATTCTCAAATTTACAATAGAGCAAGCAACAAGTACAAATCTTTGGTATGAAAATGAAGTTTATGAATCACATTGAATAAATATTGAGTAGATAAAGCATATCCAATATCCATCTTGGGTGTAATTGGTAATAAACATCTTAATCAAAGATgacattttttgaattttgagtttTGACCATGTCAAAGCTTGCTTAATTAGAATTCATTTACAATTCATACTATAACTTCTGGTTATACATAGTAATTATCTCTTCATTGTATTTCCTACAatttaatgcttaaaaatcataatcatgaaGACACAAGAAGTATATATAGAACTAATTATATCAGTATTACATGATTTATATCAGTATCACATGATTTGTTAACCTTCTCATAAATTGTAAATCAAATATCATAGAATTTGTGTTatcttttaaccattttaatcaAATTGTAAACTTCACTAGACTATATGAGAAACTAGGAAAACTCAGATTAATGTAAGACCTCAATATTCATATTTATGATGAATACAATTATGGTTCTTTAAAAAGGTATTCATTTATACATGgtataagtataattattataattaattataattatgtgaaaaaaaaaggaatacaCACAATATTCATTGCAAATTGCATTACATTAGGAGAAACCCATCATTCACCCAAAAGTCAAACAATTAAACatgaaaaagaataattttaacAACCCTAATTATATTTCCTTCCTTCTATTATATATGCAACTAATTTTGATACTTTCTCGCACAGAATATGATAATCAgttgcaagtatttcagaatagCTACTTTTAATACAAGGTTGGCTGACAATGAAATTCAATATCTTACCCAAGAAAAGTCATACATGCTCCAACTGAAACAAAGACAGAATTGTCACCAAATCCCATAAATTAATTTCTCCTTAATCCATGAAAAACTCTTCCTGAAAGATCTTTTGACTTTACCTTCAACAGTATAAGCTCTGTAGCTAGCAACCCTTTTCTTCCTCTTGAATTCTGGATCACTAAAACACCAAACTTTGGAAGTTGATATTGTTTTGGATTTCTTCAATTTATTATCAAAATTATTGGGAATTTGATTAAATTGAGAttgatgatcatgatgataTGTATCTAAACTGTAACTCCTTTGATCACTCCAATAATTCTTGGGGTTGTTGCTTCCATAGTAAAAATCAAGCTGCAAATTGTTTCTAGTTTGCCCATATGATGATGATCTACCATTGAATTCAGCCATAATTTTGATGGGTTTTCTTTTGGGTTGAATAAAACAAAGAGGAAGAAAAGTCTTTCTCCTTTTGTTTGTTTAGTCTTTGTTTACATGGGTTTTAACGTGTTTAAAGAGTTTGGTTAGGAGAAAGTCTTTGCACTATTTAGCGTACACTAGCTTTAAAAGTTACTCCCTCCACGCAATAGAAATGTCCCATTTACTTGGACACGGATATTAAgagtggtgtggggtccattaaaaaggtagTAGTtggataagtagtgaagggtaattaGTTAAGGGTAATTAGttaagggtaagtagtgaagggtagttggataaataaggtatatgggggtatattcgtaattacttgtgtgaactaaggatatttagataaaaaagattgacaaaaatagaaatgtgacaattgataCGGTTTTGTCAAATAaggaaatgtgacaattatattggtatggagggagtattaaaataGTCCATGTTTTTACTTGATAAGGATGATGATtggaaattatttattatttttacgcTAATGCATATTAAAATTGTGTGAATTTAGTCTATACAAAACTTATATTGGAAGTAATCCCGTCAAATTTTGACTCAAAGCTGAACATAAATTAGTACTTTTTATGTCCCactaaatttttcttataaatatttGGAGGGGAAACTAAAAAATTgagatataaataaatattgtggGATAGTAAAAGAAATATGTTGATGAGATGAAATAGTAAGTTAAATGAATGGATGagaattcaaaaaattaatatgagtcatgattaaaatttaaaaataaaaataagacaaattaaatagaattgACTAAAAAAGAAAGTAGGGCAAAGTTCAACCCAAAGGTAAACGTAAATTATTATTCCCTTGTCCCCCTAGATTTGAGATTTTAGGTATTTGGTgagaaattaaataattaaggtAAAATAGAATATTGTGGATAGTGGAAGAAATATGTTGATggaataaaaaaagtaaattaaatgtTTGAATCAAAATTAATGAAAGAAGGCGGGTCatgatgaaaaaataaaaataagattaatttaaaggaaaattaattattttcatggaATAGAATAGATTATAATCCAAAAACTTTGACATGTGATTTAAAAATGTCTCAACCctaaaatatcgaaaaaaatagGTCAAATCAGATTATAATGCATACGCAAAACATGTCATTATCTTTAGTCAGAATTTAATTATAAAGCTAGTCAATATTTATACTTTGAGTTACcaaatcgaaaaaaatattggaaaaaaaaaagtccaTCTCGTCATGTTTGTTTGGTCTttgttttagaaaaaaatttggTTAATGTAAATATGTAATAAATAATAGGACTAGTTGTTGTTGTAAGTAATAAAAAGCAAGCTAATTCCAGCATTTGCGTGTCTGTCGGAAAAATTATATGGTCTCAACTCTATCGTCTACTACAATTATTCCAATTTCTAATCATCGTTTTTTATGTGAGCAAGTCAAAAGCTGgtgaagaatttttttaagaTACTATTGAGATGTCATTTCTTAGAAATTGGTGTATTAGATGATCTAATTATAAAGTGCACTCtataaataaactaataatacaattaatttaaatttataagaaaatttgaaagacAATTTTCATAAGAGTAGTCTTCGTAGAAATTTATAAAGTGCactctataaataaaataatttttttttctaaaaaatttttcaaaataagttttagaaaattttattttccacaATAAGTGTCTCTTAATTCAAGTTTGTGTTTTAGCAATGTACTAATGTTTGTTATTACAAATAGTGGGCGGTTATTAAAATGGagtaaaatagtcaaactaaAAATCATTCGTTGTTATTATCAGGGGACAGTTGATGGACTACTTTTTTGACTTAGTTGATTGTCGTTAACGTTGGATGTTAATGAcccgctattagtaacagcagACAATATTTTGCCATATACCTTAATCTAAGCTTTTGTTTGCATATGGcctgttattaataaaaacaGACGATTACttaaattgagtaaaaaaaATCAGCCTAGTAATTGCCCCCTGTTATTAACAGTGGACAATTCCTAGGCTGACTTTTTTAACTCATCTTTTACTATTAGTAACAATGAACATTACCATACCTCAGTCTTGGACTAGAAAACACTTATTTTGTACGATAAAAATTTCCCAAACTCACTttgacatttttaaaaaaaaaataaaatagttttgttcaaaatttcaatttgactTGGCAGGAAGAAATGATTGGTATCAAATAATGTAATGATAAGAATGTCTAAACTACCACTAACAAGTGCAAAGTGCAATTTAGCCTTAAGTGATAATTAACGCTTGTTTATGAATTGAGATAGAGTAAATGTGTAATGGATACACGTGCGTGGATGAATAATACCTCATACACACTAcccattgtaatttttcataCCATACGTGTAGTTACACATTCAATTGTTAGTTTCCGGGTCTTCGTTGATTATAATTCGATTCAGTTGAAAATTAGgctagtttttaaatattaaagttaGTTACGCTTAAAACATTGCGGTTATGGTAGGTTGATAAACTTGACAGGTTAAAGTCAAATTTGGCTTTTGTAAAGTTTTATTTGGAGTTTGCATTTATTGTTTAAATCAAGTTGCATcttaattatattgaatttaATTAAGAATGAGATAATTTTGTTAAATATTGGATCAAATCACTAAATCTTATCTAAAATTGAAACTCAAAACATGAGCACTGATACATcttgacgataaaataaaacgaaaaaaaattttgattacaTATAAGTTAATCTAACATTTGGTAAAAGACTCAAAGTAGGTCATTTATCTTTCAAATTTAATCAAATGTTGGTTAGTTAATAGTCACGTTTTAAGTTCAAGAAGATGATTTTATCACAATAGTCCAAGTAAAAATTAAGTTCAAGTAAATCTTCATCTCGATTTAATACCATACTTAATTTCATATGTCATATCATATGTCTTAGTTTTTCAACTTGTCGATCAGTTTTCCAATAGGTCAATTACGAGATGAGCCAATTAGAATTCAATTTGGGGATGCAATAATGCTAGTTAAAATCGGGATTCTAGTTGGTTGAACTTGTAACATTtgtgaaattaataatttaagacgagtgagtttaagagaattattagTGCGAGAATAATCTTAAAAACATAtgacataaaatattttcaatttaattcatCTCCTCTTTTCCTCTTCTTTCaaattgatataaaaaaaaaaaacctcctCTCTTCTTCCTCACGTGTACCAACCCAAAACAACCAGACAACCATTTTTCTTCTCCCTCCCATTCGTATAAGCATATCAAAACCCAAGAACCAAGAGCACCTTCCTCATTCATGTCGTTCCTTCTGAAATTGGCTGAGTTTTTGGTCTTTTTCCTCATTCAATCCATTGATTTTCGAGTTAACCAAGTTCCATGGATGCCTTactcttcttgttgattgttggTGTAAACAAACTAAGGTTTGAATCTTTCAATTCctatttgtaattttattctatttttctttaatattctGATTTTCTTCTCAAGATTCGAACCCTAGCCATCTTTAATTGGAATTTCCTGCAATATCAACATCCTTGTAGGATTTTATTCCATTGAAGTAAAAATCAACAAGATAGAAATTGAACTCTTTCCTTTCCCAAGTCTCTGTCCAGCCGAAATGGGGAAAAACAAGTGAAATTTGGTCTTGTTTGTTTAAGCATTGAAAATCAATACAAACATCAATATTTTTGAAGCCTGTTTTATTGTGTTCCTTGCTGATCATCAAAACAGAAGGTAAACCCTTCTTGacttcttttctcttctttctcAATGTTTGTGTTTTTATTCATATGAGGTTGATTTCATTGGCTTACTTTCACTTGCATATTCCTTTACCATGTATTAAGCCCTAAAATATTGATGAATCTTAAAAATTTGTATGAGTAAATTGGATGAGTTCTTAATTGACAATTTATGGGAAATGTGTTACTAGTAAGTTATGTGATGGTGAGAAATTAGTTGTGAATTATAATTTTAGTAGGAGACTACTTTAATGATTTGGTTTTGATTGGTTAGCGTTCTTGGATGATTTTGAAAGAATCTAGAGTTTGTGTGGAAATCATTAGTGATTGGATGAATTAGCTATATTTTCTAATTAGATGGTTTG belongs to Amaranthus tricolor cultivar Red isolate AtriRed21 chromosome 17, ASM2621246v1, whole genome shotgun sequence and includes:
- the LOC130804532 gene encoding uncharacterized protein LOC130804532; protein product: MAEFNGRSSSYGQTRNNLQLDFYYGSNNPKNYWSDQRSYSLDTYHHDHQSQFNQIPNNFDNKLKKSKTISTSKVWCFSDPEFKRKKRVASYRAYTVEGKVKRSFRKSFSWIKEKLIYGIW